The following proteins come from a genomic window of Burkholderia stabilis:
- a CDS encoding LysR family transcriptional regulator → MKTAHQLKSGDLFSLNVFLVAATHLSFRAASIELDVTPSAISHSIKSLEQRLGVRLFNRTTRSVSLTDAGERLVDKLRPAISSVAEAMLSVDGLRDAPSGTVRINASEGAIRIVLKPVLARFLRDYPQVHLDIVTDGKLGDIVAGGFDAGIRLTEAVPQDMIAVRVSDPVRFAAVASPAYFAARGRPDVPPDLHRHDCIRFRFDSGAIYRWEFERRGVVETVNVSGPLTLTDQPLMVDAAIDGIGIAFVPDHLVREALDGGRLERVLTDWCPVMPGLCLYYPGHRHVSGGLRALIDMLRMPSNGADRA, encoded by the coding sequence ATGAAAACAGCTCATCAATTGAAAAGCGGCGATCTCTTCTCGCTGAATGTGTTCCTCGTGGCGGCGACGCACCTCAGTTTTCGCGCGGCGTCGATCGAACTCGACGTCACGCCGTCGGCGATCAGTCATTCGATCAAGAGCCTCGAACAGCGTCTGGGGGTTCGCCTGTTCAACCGCACGACACGCAGCGTGTCGCTGACGGATGCCGGCGAACGGCTCGTCGACAAGCTGCGCCCCGCGATTTCGTCGGTGGCGGAGGCGATGCTGTCGGTCGACGGGCTGCGCGACGCGCCCAGCGGCACCGTGCGCATCAATGCAAGCGAAGGCGCGATTCGCATCGTGCTGAAGCCGGTGCTCGCGCGCTTCCTGCGCGACTACCCGCAGGTTCATCTCGACATCGTGACGGACGGGAAGCTCGGCGACATCGTCGCCGGCGGCTTCGATGCGGGGATCCGGCTGACCGAAGCCGTGCCGCAAGACATGATCGCGGTTCGCGTGTCCGACCCGGTGCGCTTCGCGGCGGTCGCTTCACCGGCCTATTTCGCCGCGCGCGGCCGCCCCGACGTGCCGCCGGATCTGCATCGGCACGACTGCATTCGCTTTCGCTTCGACAGCGGTGCGATCTACCGCTGGGAGTTCGAGCGTCGTGGTGTCGTCGAAACGGTGAATGTCAGCGGCCCGCTCACGCTGACCGATCAGCCGTTGATGGTGGATGCCGCGATCGACGGCATCGGGATCGCGTTCGTGCCGGATCATCTCGTCCGCGAGGCACTGGACGGCGGGCGTCTCGAACGCGTGCTGACCGACTGGTGTCCGGTCATGCCGGGCCTGTGCCTGTATTACCCCGGCCATCGTCACGTGTCGGGCGGGCTGCGTGCGTTGATCGACATGTTGCGCATGCCGTCTAACGGTGCCGATCGAGCGTGA
- a CDS encoding nuclease-related domain-containing protein — MQNIELYFGSTEKQDVSEQSALRRILHWLVEHQQPAIVICDVWLHHRQIDILVGTHTTTLQIEIKGYRAPVAGQQNGEWTLTYADGSIAQVKNGYLQALRNNQTLRDEMSKHLDSGETVSYPKGAVMFEPNIPHGSTLLIPADPRVTVCGADELDHLLSAPGRNPWPLAWLRDFALARNLIALSIPDAMTSQTVAHAYEVAERTAPVPTAAAPLPSRHAVVNRVPEAVVKSQPFTVAPRPVVERARVANDTGQHKPIPMEQSRGHVPLGLSSTIETRPTRRRAILRSASVVLAVAGIAYASVHWHRTTPSAPKQAHASEAGKQESRPTSNVSRGVRHTPTRQVAREPRMSTADSKAPKHERPESAPAPIAVVSSTDTSTITCPAGVDRLGCNGKTGVLTTPECPPAFHVLGNTCVRDQGN, encoded by the coding sequence ATGCAAAATATCGAACTCTACTTCGGCAGTACGGAAAAGCAGGATGTTTCCGAACAAAGTGCATTACGCCGCATCCTGCACTGGCTTGTCGAGCATCAGCAGCCGGCAATCGTCATCTGCGATGTATGGCTGCACCATCGTCAGATCGACATCCTCGTCGGCACCCATACGACAACGCTGCAAATCGAAATCAAGGGATACCGGGCGCCAGTGGCAGGCCAGCAGAACGGCGAGTGGACACTAACGTACGCCGATGGCTCGATCGCGCAGGTGAAGAACGGCTACCTGCAGGCGCTACGCAATAACCAGACGCTGCGAGACGAAATGTCGAAACACCTCGACAGCGGGGAAACCGTCTCCTATCCGAAAGGCGCTGTGATGTTTGAACCCAACATCCCGCACGGATCGACGCTCCTTATCCCCGCCGACCCGCGTGTCACAGTCTGCGGAGCCGACGAACTCGACCACCTGCTGTCGGCACCCGGCCGAAACCCTTGGCCGCTGGCGTGGTTGCGCGACTTCGCGCTTGCCCGCAATCTGATTGCCCTGTCCATACCGGACGCCATGACCTCACAGACAGTCGCCCATGCATATGAGGTCGCCGAGCGTACCGCTCCTGTGCCTACCGCGGCTGCCCCATTGCCGTCCAGGCACGCGGTCGTGAATCGCGTGCCCGAAGCGGTCGTCAAATCGCAACCGTTCACTGTCGCACCACGACCGGTTGTCGAGCGGGCACGCGTCGCGAACGATACGGGGCAGCACAAGCCAATCCCGATGGAACAGTCCCGCGGACATGTTCCACTCGGGCTGAGCAGCACAATCGAGACGCGTCCGACACGGCGCCGCGCGATACTTCGCTCTGCATCGGTCGTGCTCGCTGTCGCAGGAATTGCCTATGCAAGCGTCCACTGGCATCGAACGACCCCATCTGCGCCCAAGCAGGCACACGCATCAGAAGCCGGCAAGCAGGAATCGCGGCCAACGTCGAACGTTTCGCGCGGTGTTCGCCATACACCCACCAGGCAGGTAGCGCGAGAGCCGCGCATGTCGACCGCCGACAGCAAGGCACCGAAACATGAGCGCCCGGAAAGCGCGCCTGCGCCAATCGCGGTCGTGTCCAGTACAGACACGTCGACGATCACATGTCCTGCCGGCGTCGATCGACTGGGATGCAACGGCAAAACCGGCGTCCTCACGACACCCGAGTGCCCGCCCGCATTTCATGTACTCGGGAATACCTGCGTCCGCGATCAAGGCAACTGA
- a CDS encoding HNH endonuclease signature motif containing protein, with protein MTSKGRIKKHKESINVFMQETLKLHIQNKLWSYDATADDGIVVMKLWQKDRQALPDGRERIGIWRPVPKSEVKLGRRERQNNIERMSAGAKTYAIVRGHPDSHDRDSYVYENDRVYELGRIEIEPDGAKYAVVERVMTIAEFLSRNEGPNSDDITAVDLTALLASLGTRTVVTKNNRPDAEQNYRPNPDHRDEMLDGYWVGQPANVSPANAFALHLVERYKEVWLGEYLGTIDEGDGRFSLIVGSVQRFHVPDLDFSNPTQEPLRKALKKPGAVTYSYFDPDDWERAVTDNARTPDGPVFKMSTIKQRRHQQAFRAAVFARHGKACMVTQCNVEDLLEAAHLTGSNWQDGDNTADHGIPLRVDIHRAYDRGLLTLDRNHQIDHLDATLEEQYGQYRYRPLDRHVTKTS; from the coding sequence ATGACCAGCAAAGGAAGAATCAAAAAGCATAAGGAAAGCATCAACGTATTCATGCAGGAAACGCTGAAGCTTCATATCCAGAACAAGTTATGGTCGTACGATGCGACTGCCGATGACGGCATCGTAGTCATGAAGCTATGGCAAAAAGACCGTCAGGCTTTGCCCGATGGAAGAGAGCGAATCGGCATCTGGCGCCCCGTCCCGAAGAGTGAGGTGAAACTGGGACGCAGGGAACGTCAGAACAACATCGAACGAATGAGCGCGGGTGCGAAAACGTACGCTATCGTCCGCGGCCACCCCGATTCTCACGACAGGGATTCATACGTTTACGAAAACGACCGCGTCTACGAACTCGGCCGTATCGAGATCGAGCCGGACGGCGCGAAATACGCCGTCGTTGAGCGCGTCATGACGATCGCCGAATTCTTGAGCCGGAACGAAGGCCCGAACAGCGACGACATCACCGCGGTTGACCTGACGGCCCTGCTCGCTTCCCTCGGCACGCGAACGGTAGTCACCAAAAACAACCGGCCGGATGCCGAACAAAACTATCGCCCAAACCCTGATCACCGTGACGAAATGCTCGATGGCTATTGGGTAGGCCAACCTGCAAACGTAAGTCCTGCCAACGCATTCGCGCTGCATCTCGTCGAACGGTACAAGGAGGTCTGGCTCGGCGAGTATCTGGGCACGATCGACGAAGGAGACGGCCGGTTTTCGTTGATCGTCGGAAGCGTACAGCGGTTCCATGTGCCGGACCTGGACTTCTCGAACCCGACGCAGGAACCGCTGCGAAAAGCGCTGAAAAAGCCAGGCGCAGTCACCTATTCGTACTTTGATCCCGACGATTGGGAGCGCGCCGTCACCGATAACGCCCGGACACCCGACGGTCCCGTGTTCAAGATGTCGACTATCAAACAGCGCCGGCACCAGCAAGCATTTCGCGCTGCAGTGTTTGCCCGCCACGGAAAGGCGTGCATGGTCACCCAATGCAACGTTGAGGACCTTCTGGAAGCAGCGCACCTGACCGGCAGCAATTGGCAGGACGGTGACAACACCGCCGATCACGGCATTCCGCTGCGCGTCGACATTCATCGAGCATACGACCGCGGTCTATTGACCCTTGATCGCAACCATCAGATCGATCATCTCGACGCTACGCTGGAGGAACAGTACGGTCAGTACCGATACCGGCCACTCGACCGGCACGTCACAAAAACCAGCTAG
- a CDS encoding substrate-binding domain-containing protein produces MTSTIKDVAALAGFSIATVSRAINAPHTVSPATLQTIRTAIDTLQFRPSPLGRQLRGERTRLVGVVVPTLSNPVFADCLQGIDELATAAGFKLILMTTEYDAARERHAIETLREQRVEGLILTVADADTHPLLDMLDHDGPHYVLMHNDTQRRPSVSVDNRRAAYDGVRMLTARGHRRVLMLAGSLAASDRARQRHLGYAQALEESGVATLPPVEVDFNAPELPDAVLAHLTAHATRPTALFCSNDLLAMVVMRGLRRAGFSIPDDLSVLGFDGISIGELLAPPLASVATPNRDIGRHAWRRLVECIGGATIERASLILPHTVRDGATVAPPATDLQLRKA; encoded by the coding sequence ATGACCTCGACCATCAAGGACGTTGCTGCCCTCGCGGGTTTCTCGATCGCCACCGTCTCACGCGCGATCAACGCCCCGCATACCGTCAGCCCCGCCACGCTGCAGACGATCCGCACCGCGATCGACACGCTGCAATTCCGCCCGAGCCCGCTCGGCCGGCAATTGCGCGGCGAGCGCACACGGCTCGTCGGCGTCGTCGTGCCGACCCTGTCGAACCCCGTGTTCGCCGACTGCCTGCAAGGGATCGACGAGCTCGCGACCGCAGCCGGCTTCAAGCTGATCCTGATGACGACCGAATACGACGCGGCGCGCGAGCGCCACGCGATCGAGACGCTGCGCGAACAGCGCGTCGAAGGGCTGATCCTCACCGTCGCGGACGCGGACACGCACCCGCTGCTCGACATGCTCGACCACGACGGCCCGCATTACGTGCTGATGCACAACGACACGCAGCGCCGCCCGTCGGTGTCGGTCGACAACCGCCGCGCCGCCTATGACGGCGTGCGGATGCTGACCGCGCGCGGCCACCGTCGCGTGCTGATGCTCGCCGGTTCGCTCGCCGCGTCGGATCGTGCGCGCCAGCGTCATCTCGGTTACGCGCAGGCGCTCGAGGAAAGCGGCGTCGCGACGCTGCCGCCCGTCGAAGTCGACTTCAACGCGCCCGAGCTGCCCGACGCGGTGCTCGCGCATCTCACCGCGCACGCGACGCGCCCGACCGCCCTCTTCTGCAGCAACGACCTGCTCGCGATGGTCGTGATGCGCGGCCTGCGCCGCGCGGGCTTCTCGATCCCGGACGATCTGTCGGTGCTCGGCTTCGACGGGATCTCGATCGGCGAGCTGCTCGCGCCGCCGCTCGCGAGCGTCGCGACGCCGAACCGCGACATCGGCCGTCACGCATGGCGGCGTCTCGTCGAATGCATCGGCGGCGCGACGATCGAACGCGCGTCGCTGATCCTGCCGCACACGGTGCGCGACGGCGCGACGGTCGCGCCGCCGGCCACCGACCTGCAATTGCGCAAGGCCTGA
- a CDS encoding ABC transporter substrate-binding protein has protein sequence MPFRLTSLLRALAAPIACAALIAGAPAAHADETAICYNCPPEWADWAAQIAAIKQKTGIRVPFDNKNSGQSIAQLIAEQKSPVADVVYLGVSSAFQAKDKGVIAPYKPAHWNDIPANLKDPQGYWFAIHSGTLGFFVNKDALDGKPVPRSWADLLKPEYKGMVGYLDPSSAFVGYAGAVAVNQALGGSLDNFKPALDWFRKLKANAPIVPKQTAYARVLSGEIPILLDYDFDAYRAKYKDSANVEFVIPKEGTIAVPYVMSLVKGAPHDANGKKVLDFVLSDEGQKLWANAYLRPVRAQTLGADIASKFLPASEYARAKSVDFGKMAAGQQAFGQQYLQVMQ, from the coding sequence GTGCCCTTCCGTCTGACCTCGCTGCTGCGCGCGCTTGCCGCCCCCATCGCCTGCGCGGCGCTCATCGCCGGCGCACCCGCCGCCCACGCCGACGAAACGGCGATCTGCTACAACTGCCCGCCCGAATGGGCCGACTGGGCCGCGCAGATCGCGGCGATCAAGCAGAAGACCGGCATCCGCGTGCCGTTCGACAACAAGAACTCGGGCCAGTCGATCGCGCAGTTGATCGCCGAGCAGAAAAGCCCGGTCGCCGATGTCGTCTACCTCGGCGTGTCGTCGGCGTTCCAGGCGAAGGACAAGGGCGTGATCGCGCCGTACAAGCCCGCGCACTGGAACGACATTCCCGCGAACCTGAAGGACCCGCAAGGCTACTGGTTCGCGATCCACTCGGGCACGCTCGGCTTCTTCGTGAACAAGGACGCGCTCGACGGCAAGCCGGTGCCGCGCTCGTGGGCCGATCTGCTGAAGCCCGAATACAAGGGCATGGTCGGGTATCTCGATCCGTCGAGCGCCTTCGTCGGCTATGCGGGCGCGGTTGCCGTCAACCAGGCGCTCGGCGGCAGCCTCGACAACTTCAAGCCGGCGCTCGACTGGTTCCGCAAGCTGAAGGCGAACGCGCCGATCGTGCCGAAGCAGACCGCGTATGCGCGCGTGCTGTCCGGCGAGATTCCGATCCTGCTCGACTACGACTTCGACGCGTATCGCGCGAAATACAAGGACAGCGCGAACGTCGAGTTCGTGATCCCGAAGGAAGGCACGATCGCGGTGCCGTACGTGATGAGCCTCGTGAAGGGCGCCCCGCACGATGCGAACGGCAAGAAGGTGCTCGACTTCGTGTTGTCCGACGAAGGTCAGAAGCTGTGGGCCAACGCCTATCTGCGCCCGGTACGCGCGCAGACGCTCGGCGCCGACATCGCGTCGAAGTTCCTGCCGGCGAGCGAATACGCGCGCGCGAAATCGGTCGACTTCGGCAAGATGGCGGCCGGCCAGCAGGCGTTCGGCCAGCAATATCTGCAGGTGATGCAGTAA
- a CDS encoding ABC transporter permease: MLDLTFPLRWRVALVAPALAVFAAFWLLPMAALVQVSADGAFFSQYASLLGNARYMKSLGETVALSAGVTLATLVLSTISGLLLARREFAGKRVLLALLTFPLAFPGVVVGFMVIMLAGRQGLIGMLSAKLTGDKWVFAYSVAGLFVGYLYFSIPRVIVTVIAAASKLDASLEEAARSLGASPWRIFLDIVLPALAPGLIAAGAICFATAMGAFGTAFTLATDLNVLPMTIYTEFTLNANIATAAGLSIVLGIVTWAVLALARRFTGHTAAAAA; this comes from the coding sequence ATGCTCGATCTGACTTTTCCGCTGCGCTGGCGCGTCGCACTCGTCGCGCCGGCGCTCGCGGTATTCGCCGCGTTCTGGCTGCTGCCGATGGCCGCACTCGTGCAGGTATCCGCCGACGGCGCGTTCTTCTCGCAGTACGCGTCGCTGCTCGGCAATGCGCGCTACATGAAGAGTCTCGGCGAGACGGTGGCGCTGTCCGCGGGCGTCACGCTCGCGACGCTCGTGCTGTCGACGATCTCCGGGCTGCTGCTCGCGCGCCGCGAATTCGCGGGCAAGCGCGTGCTGCTCGCGCTGCTCACGTTTCCGCTCGCGTTTCCGGGCGTCGTCGTCGGCTTCATGGTCATCATGCTCGCCGGGCGCCAGGGGCTGATCGGCATGCTGTCCGCGAAGCTCACCGGCGACAAGTGGGTGTTCGCGTATTCGGTCGCGGGCCTGTTTGTCGGCTACCTGTACTTCTCGATTCCGCGCGTGATCGTCACGGTGATCGCGGCCGCGTCGAAGCTCGACGCGTCGCTCGAGGAAGCCGCGCGATCGCTCGGCGCATCGCCGTGGCGCATCTTTCTCGACATCGTGCTGCCTGCGCTCGCGCCGGGCCTGATCGCGGCCGGCGCGATCTGCTTCGCGACCGCGATGGGCGCGTTCGGCACGGCGTTCACGCTGGCCACCGACCTGAACGTGCTGCCGATGACGATCTATACCGAGTTCACGCTGAACGCGAACATCGCGACGGCGGCCGGCCTGTCGATCGTGCTCGGCATCGTCACCTGGGCCGTGCTCGCGCTCGCGCGCCGGTTCACGGGCCACACCGCCGCCGCCGCGGCCTGA
- a CDS encoding ABC transporter permease — protein sequence MQSLSGSSAPSPAPAPAHVNGVARRAPRATGARMIAALQWGVTLLLCAFLIVPVVMSVLAGLTVNYFRGLSSGLTLRWLEQVWQQYHGSVALSLYVAFATLAIVLVVGVPAGYALARSKSRIARAIEEALVLPVALPGLASALALLVVYGGFTAFRMSLWFIVVGHVVFTLPFMVRAVAAVAAGADLRTLEEGAASLGASFVTRFVTIVLPNLRPGIVAGALAVLTLSIGEFNLTWMLHTPDTKTLPVGLADTYASLRLEVGSAYTILFLLMTLPLLVAMQWLGVDPSGTRALKRRPR from the coding sequence ATGCAATCGCTCTCCGGCTCTTCCGCGCCGTCGCCGGCACCGGCGCCCGCGCACGTGAACGGCGTCGCCCGGCGCGCACCGCGCGCGACCGGCGCACGCATGATCGCCGCGCTGCAATGGGGCGTCACGCTGCTGCTGTGCGCGTTCCTGATCGTGCCCGTCGTGATGTCGGTGCTCGCGGGCCTGACCGTCAACTATTTCCGCGGCCTGTCGAGCGGCCTCACGCTGCGCTGGCTCGAACAGGTGTGGCAGCAGTATCACGGCTCGGTCGCGCTGTCGCTCTACGTCGCGTTCGCGACGCTCGCGATCGTGCTCGTCGTCGGCGTGCCGGCCGGTTATGCGCTCGCGCGCAGCAAGAGCCGCATCGCGCGCGCGATCGAGGAAGCGCTCGTGCTGCCGGTCGCGCTGCCGGGCCTCGCGTCGGCGCTCGCGCTGCTGGTCGTCTATGGCGGCTTCACCGCGTTCCGGATGAGCCTGTGGTTCATCGTCGTCGGCCACGTCGTGTTCACGCTGCCGTTCATGGTGCGCGCGGTCGCTGCCGTCGCGGCCGGCGCCGACCTGCGCACGCTCGAGGAAGGCGCGGCGAGCCTCGGCGCATCGTTCGTCACGCGCTTCGTCACGATCGTGCTGCCGAACCTGCGCCCCGGCATCGTCGCGGGCGCGCTCGCGGTGCTCACGCTGTCGATCGGCGAGTTCAACCTCACGTGGATGCTGCACACGCCCGACACCAAGACGCTGCCCGTCGGGCTGGCCGATACCTATGCGTCGCTGCGCCTCGAAGTCGGCAGCGCGTACACGATCCTGTTCCTGCTGATGACGCTGCCGCTGCTCGTCGCGATGCAGTGGCTCGGCGTCGATCCGTCCGGCACGCGTGCGCTCAAGCGCCGCCCGCGCTGA
- a CDS encoding ABC transporter ATP-binding protein: protein MKLDSTPITLANCAKTFRGTRVLEPLDLSIGAGETLVLLGPSGCGKTTTLRLIAGLDTPDAGGTIAFGHDDVTQLPIERRQVGMVFQNYALFPNLTVRGNVGYGLKIRKTEPRALRERVDELLAMMRLDAHADKPIDQLSGGQRQRVALARALAVRPRVLLLDEPLTALDAKLRDALRREMNALLRELGVTTVYVTHDQAEAMELGDRIVVMGAGRIEQIGTPRDIYYRPANRTVAQFIGTLNRLAGQWRDGALVTAGGAIVTPHAADEWFFRPEDAELVDPAHAPLRGAIGACAFLGERTRLTIEHAAPDALVIDVPGRIELARGTAVGIKIAPEGLIALGA from the coding sequence ATGAAACTCGATTCCACTCCCATTACGCTGGCCAACTGCGCGAAGACGTTCCGCGGCACGCGCGTGCTCGAACCGCTCGACCTGTCGATCGGCGCGGGTGAAACGCTCGTGCTGCTCGGGCCGTCGGGCTGCGGCAAGACGACGACGCTGCGCCTGATCGCGGGCCTCGATACGCCGGACGCCGGCGGCACGATCGCGTTCGGCCACGACGACGTGACGCAGCTTCCGATCGAGCGCCGGCAGGTCGGCATGGTGTTCCAGAACTACGCGCTGTTCCCGAACCTGACGGTGCGCGGCAACGTCGGCTACGGGCTGAAGATCCGCAAGACCGAGCCGCGCGCGCTGCGCGAACGCGTCGACGAACTGCTCGCGATGATGCGGCTCGACGCGCATGCGGACAAGCCGATCGATCAGCTGTCGGGCGGCCAGCGTCAGCGCGTGGCGCTGGCGCGCGCGCTCGCGGTGCGCCCGCGCGTGCTGCTGCTCGACGAACCGCTGACCGCGCTCGATGCGAAGCTGCGCGACGCGCTGCGCCGCGAGATGAACGCGCTGCTGCGCGAGCTCGGCGTGACGACCGTGTACGTGACGCACGACCAGGCCGAAGCGATGGAGCTCGGCGACCGGATCGTCGTGATGGGCGCGGGCCGCATCGAACAGATCGGCACGCCGCGCGACATCTACTACCGGCCGGCGAACCGCACGGTCGCGCAGTTCATCGGCACGCTGAACCGGCTTGCCGGGCAATGGCGCGATGGCGCGCTCGTGACGGCCGGCGGCGCGATCGTCACGCCGCACGCGGCCGACGAATGGTTCTTCCGCCCCGAGGATGCGGAACTCGTCGATCCCGCGCATGCGCCGCTGCGCGGCGCGATCGGCGCGTGCGCGTTCCTCGGCGAGCGCACGCGGCTCACGATCGAGCACGCGGCGCCCGACGCGCTCGTGATCGACGTGCCGGGCCGCATCGAGCTCGCACGC